The following proteins come from a genomic window of Aequorivita marisscotiae:
- a CDS encoding TonB-dependent receptor translates to MPNIASSYRVFVFFLVFCVFGAKAIAQETEATTLLTYLETLEKKHNVRFSYVREEIEGIKLKKPTENLASIESELLYLRENTPFHYNRINERYITITKKENTGLLCGRIIDFETQLPLVGATVISNDNSFKTITNAEGFFYVPLQNKNTAFTVTFVGYSPLTSSTATLSTDCVALLMLPSVSTLEPVVIQNIFTKGIDKNTDGSILLSTAHFGLLPGQIENDVLQIAQALPGVESVDETISNINIRGGMHDENLLLWDDIKMYQSGHFFGLISAFNPDLTKRVTLYKNGTNIRYGEGVSGVLDMRSQNTVSSKTEAGIGFNLINGSGFLDIPISEKASLQVAGRKSISEVWESPIYKNYTQRIFQDSEINKAESTQNNIGISTDEDFSFYDFGTKLLWDFSEKDKIRFNFLTIDNSLDFTETLAINSQSKTSKLDQRSLLGGVSWNRSWNDKFETTILSYGTYYLLDAINRDIFTTQEQIQRNEVLETGVKLDANMLLSENLKLQTGYHFSEVGIANTQDVNLPRFRNYEKDVLRTHTLFAGINYHSKNRKTFVVAGLRGNYFDKFEEILIEPRFSLHQKFLNGFAIEVLGEFKSQSATQRVDFESDFLGIEKRRWILADEENTPILKSKQASAGLVYSRNGLFLNAEGFYKVVEDINSANQGFQNQFRFTKAIGNYTVKGAEFIINKKSKTFSAWASYVFSKNDYEFITLVPPTFPNNLDMQHAATLAGSYSWDALKIALGLNWHSGKPYTTPLKDAETTTDGGLTTIQYNPPNNERLPNYFRTDFSAEYLWKLSPTIDAKINIALLNILNAENTVNIRYAIIRDENNEVSVNKVEEISLGITPNFSFQVLF, encoded by the coding sequence ATGCCAAACATAGCAAGTAGCTACAGAGTTTTTGTTTTCTTTTTGGTGTTCTGTGTTTTTGGCGCAAAAGCCATAGCACAGGAAACCGAAGCCACTACACTTTTAACCTATTTAGAAACGTTAGAAAAAAAACACAATGTGCGTTTTTCGTACGTTCGCGAAGAAATTGAAGGAATAAAACTGAAAAAACCTACCGAAAATTTAGCATCAATAGAAAGTGAACTTTTATACCTTCGGGAAAACACGCCATTTCATTATAACCGCATTAACGAGCGGTACATTACAATAACCAAAAAAGAAAATACTGGGCTTCTCTGCGGTAGAATAATCGACTTTGAAACTCAGTTGCCATTGGTTGGAGCCACTGTTATTTCAAATGATAATTCTTTTAAAACAATTACCAATGCCGAAGGTTTTTTTTATGTTCCACTTCAAAATAAAAACACAGCCTTTACTGTTACTTTTGTTGGCTATTCGCCTCTTACAAGCAGCACAGCTACACTTTCAACAGATTGTGTCGCACTGTTGATGCTCCCCTCCGTTTCAACGCTTGAACCCGTGGTTATTCAAAATATATTTACCAAAGGAATCGATAAAAATACAGATGGTTCAATCCTTCTTTCAACGGCACATTTTGGCTTATTGCCTGGGCAAATAGAAAACGATGTTTTACAAATTGCACAAGCCCTTCCGGGAGTTGAAAGTGTGGATGAAACCATTTCAAATATCAACATTCGCGGTGGGATGCACGATGAAAACTTGCTGCTTTGGGACGATATAAAAATGTACCAAAGCGGGCATTTCTTCGGACTTATTTCAGCGTTTAACCCAGATCTTACCAAAAGGGTAACACTGTATAAAAACGGCACCAACATTCGTTATGGCGAAGGGGTTTCGGGTGTGCTAGATATGCGTTCACAAAATACAGTTTCATCAAAAACCGAAGCGGGAATCGGCTTCAATTTAATAAACGGAAGCGGATTTTTGGATATTCCAATTTCTGAAAAAGCAAGCCTTCAAGTTGCGGGAAGAAAATCCATAAGCGAAGTTTGGGAATCGCCAATTTATAAAAATTACACCCAACGAATTTTTCAAGATAGCGAAATAAACAAGGCTGAAAGCACCCAAAACAACATAGGTATTAGCACAGATGAAGATTTTAGTTTTTACGATTTCGGCACCAAATTGCTGTGGGATTTTTCAGAAAAAGATAAAATTCGTTTTAACTTTTTAACCATCGATAATTCACTCGATTTTACTGAAACTTTAGCAATAAACTCGCAGTCTAAAACCAGTAAATTAGACCAACGCAGCTTGCTTGGCGGCGTTTCTTGGAATCGCTCGTGGAACGATAAATTTGAAACCACGATTTTAAGTTACGGCACCTATTATTTACTGGACGCAATTAACCGCGATATTTTTACTACTCAGGAACAAATTCAAAGAAACGAAGTCTTGGAAACAGGCGTTAAACTTGACGCGAACATGCTACTTTCTGAAAATCTAAAACTTCAAACTGGCTATCACTTTTCGGAAGTTGGCATTGCAAATACGCAAGATGTTAACCTGCCACGCTTTCGTAATTACGAAAAAGATGTATTGCGAACACACACACTTTTCGCTGGAATAAATTACCATTCAAAAAACCGAAAGACCTTTGTGGTTGCGGGTTTACGGGGGAATTATTTCGATAAATTTGAAGAAATTTTAATCGAACCTCGATTTAGCTTACATCAAAAATTCTTAAACGGTTTCGCTATTGAAGTTTTGGGTGAGTTTAAAAGCCAAAGCGCAACGCAAAGAGTCGATTTTGAAAGCGATTTTCTGGGCATCGAAAAAAGACGCTGGATTTTAGCCGACGAAGAAAACACGCCAATTTTAAAAAGCAAACAAGCTTCGGCAGGATTGGTTTACAGCAGGAATGGACTATTTTTAAATGCTGAAGGATTTTATAAAGTCGTGGAAGATATAAACAGTGCGAACCAAGGATTTCAAAATCAATTTCGATTTACAAAAGCAATTGGAAATTACACGGTGAAAGGCGCCGAATTTATAATCAATAAAAAATCGAAAACATTTAGTGCGTGGGCAAGTTATGTGTTCAGTAAAAACGATTATGAATTTATAACGCTCGTACCACCAACCTTCCCGAATAATTTAGATATGCAGCATGCCGCAACGCTAGCGGGAAGCTATTCGTGGGATGCTTTAAAAATTGCATTGGGATTAAATTGGCACAGCGGAAAACCTTACACCACTCCCCTAAAAGATGCTGAAACCACAACCGACGGCGGTTTAACCACAATCCAATACAACCCTCCTAATAATGAGCGACTGCCAAATTATTTTAGAACAGATTTCTCTGCAGAGTATCTCTGGAAATTATCGCCAACCATTGATGCGAAAATTAACATTGCGCTTTTAAACATTCTGAATGCCGAAAATACTGTAAACATTCGGTATGCGATAATTCGAGATGAAAACAACGAAGTTTCAGTAAATAAAGTAGAAGAAATTTCCTTGGGAATTACGCCCAACTTTTCGTTTCAGGTTTTGTTTTAA
- a CDS encoding MarC family NAAT transporter yields the protein MDIFLYVFAALFSVINPLGTVPVFVGLTSDENPEERNKTSLLTTVNVAVILIISFFAGTYLLDFFGISLNALRIAGGMIIVTSGFALLTGTFSKHKGMKNKRVRKDLDKREKFSLTPLAIPMLAGPGSISLLITFNQKYQATNEIVFVILAVLAVGLATFLILRSSHYISKFLGASGINAISRIVGFIVIAIGIEYISAAVISILKTIHI from the coding sequence ATGGATATATTTTTATACGTATTTGCGGCACTTTTTTCAGTAATAAACCCTTTGGGGACGGTGCCTGTTTTTGTAGGATTAACGAGTGATGAAAATCCTGAGGAACGAAACAAAACTTCACTTTTAACCACCGTTAATGTTGCTGTTATTTTAATAATTTCCTTTTTTGCAGGAACTTATTTGCTGGATTTCTTCGGAATAAGTTTAAATGCATTGCGTATTGCAGGTGGAATGATAATAGTTACTTCGGGCTTTGCGCTGCTCACGGGAACTTTTTCAAAACACAAGGGAATGAAAAACAAGCGGGTGCGAAAAGATTTAGACAAACGAGAAAAATTTTCATTAACACCGCTAGCAATTCCAATGCTCGCAGGCCCTGGATCAATTTCACTATTAATTACTTTTAATCAGAAATACCAAGCAACCAACGAAATTGTATTTGTAATTTTAGCCGTATTAGCGGTTGGTTTAGCCACTTTTCTAATTTTGCGAAGCTCTCATTATATCAGTAAGTTTTTAGGTGCTTCCGGTATTAATGCAATTTCCAGAATTGTTGGGTTTATTGTAATAGCAATAGGTATAGAATATATTAGCGCCGCCGTTATTTCTATCTTAAAAACGATACATATTTAA
- the ctlX gene encoding citrulline utilization hydrolase CtlX gives MIRPVAFRMNEQTAVNNFFQEDIALKNAEINTKAQKEFDAFVEKLRAVGVQVIVENDDLRMDTPDSIFPNNWISFHENGDIGLYPMFAENRRRERREEILIRLEDEGFKINTIYDYTSAEDEGLFLEGTGSLLLDRVNHKAYCALSARADEELLIEFCEDFEYFPVIFTANQTVDGNRVPIYHTNVMMCLAEKFCVICLDSIDDAVEKKNVVKHLKKDGKEIIPITEAQMHHFAGNMLQVQGKDKKYLVMSSAAHNSLTKQQITTIEKHCQILSSDLTTIETCGGGSARCMMAEVFLPKA, from the coding sequence ATGATACGCCCGGTAGCTTTTCGTATGAATGAGCAAACGGCGGTGAATAATTTTTTTCAAGAAGACATAGCGCTCAAAAATGCTGAAATAAATACCAAAGCTCAGAAGGAATTTGATGCTTTTGTTGAAAAACTGCGAGCGGTAGGTGTGCAAGTTATTGTTGAAAATGACGATTTACGTATGGATACGCCAGATTCAATTTTTCCGAATAATTGGATTAGTTTTCACGAAAATGGCGATATAGGTTTGTATCCAATGTTTGCCGAAAACCGTAGGCGAGAAAGACGCGAAGAAATTTTAATCCGATTGGAAGATGAAGGTTTTAAAATCAACACTATCTACGATTATACATCTGCCGAAGATGAAGGCCTGTTTCTGGAAGGCACGGGAAGTTTATTGCTGGACCGCGTAAACCATAAAGCTTATTGCGCACTTTCCGCACGCGCCGATGAGGAGCTGCTTATTGAGTTTTGTGAAGATTTTGAATATTTCCCTGTAATATTTACCGCGAACCAAACTGTTGATGGAAATCGTGTGCCAATTTATCACACGAATGTAATGATGTGTTTGGCAGAAAAATTCTGCGTTATTTGTTTGGACAGTATTGACGATGCTGTTGAAAAGAAAAATGTAGTAAAGCATTTAAAAAAGGACGGAAAAGAGATTATTCCAATTACCGAAGCTCAAATGCACCATTTTGCAGGCAATATGCTTCAAGTTCAGGGAAAGGACAAAAAGTATTTGGTAATGAGTTCTGCTGCTCACAATAGTTTAACCAAACAGCAAATAACTACTATTGAAAAACACTGCCAAATACTAAGCAGCGACCTTACAACCATTGAAACCTGCGGCGGCGGAAGCGCCCGTTGTATGATGGCCGAAGTGTTTTTGCCAAAAGCTTAA
- the argS gene encoding arginine--tRNA ligase yields the protein MTLQQTLDNQIKTAVEKLYGAKLESVELQPTRKDFEGDITAVVFPMLRVVKGNPVQIGEAIGNYLVENVTEIEKFNVVQGFLNIVLSDAYYLNFFSSVADFSSFGKVPQGKEALMVEYSSPNTNKPLHLGHVRNVLLGYSVSEIEKAAGKKVYKTQIINDRGIHICKSMLAWKKFGNGETPADADLKGDKLVGNYYVKFDQEYKKQIETLKAEGKTEEEAKAQAPLILEAQEMLRKWEAGDEQTVALWNKMNGWVYSGFEETYKSIGVNFDFYYYESDTYLLGKDIIEEGIKNDVFFMKDDGSVWCDLTEEGLDEKLVLRSDGTAVYMTQDLGTAVQRVKDHPDVGGMIYTVGNEQDYHFKVLFLILKKLGYSWAENLFHLSYGMVDLPSGKMKSREGTVVDADDLIAQMTNTARTISEELGKIDDFSEEEKEALYRMIGLGALKYYILKVDPKKRILFNPEESVDFQGNTGPFIQYTYARIQSILRKADDVRLSAVETSFGEGIKMHPKEKELLKIIQQYPETIQLAAANYSPALIANYTYDLVKEFNSFYQNVPILATDNKTEKAFRVQLSAAVAEVIKSAFALLGIEVPERM from the coding sequence ATGACACTTCAACAAACGTTAGACAATCAAATTAAAACAGCGGTAGAAAAACTGTACGGCGCTAAACTTGAATCGGTAGAATTGCAACCTACGCGCAAAGATTTTGAGGGCGATATTACTGCTGTTGTGTTCCCTATGTTGCGGGTGGTAAAAGGAAATCCAGTGCAAATTGGTGAAGCCATTGGAAACTATTTGGTTGAAAACGTTACAGAAATTGAAAAATTTAATGTGGTTCAAGGTTTTTTAAACATTGTTTTAAGCGATGCGTATTACTTAAACTTTTTCAGTTCCGTTGCGGATTTTTCTTCCTTCGGAAAAGTGCCGCAGGGAAAAGAAGCTTTAATGGTTGAGTACTCTTCGCCAAACACTAATAAACCACTTCATTTAGGGCACGTTCGAAATGTGTTGCTGGGTTATTCAGTTTCTGAAATTGAAAAGGCTGCGGGTAAAAAAGTGTATAAAACCCAAATTATAAACGACCGGGGCATACATATTTGTAAAAGTATGCTCGCTTGGAAAAAGTTTGGAAATGGCGAAACCCCTGCCGATGCCGATTTAAAAGGCGATAAGCTCGTTGGTAATTATTACGTAAAATTCGATCAGGAATATAAAAAGCAAATCGAAACTTTAAAAGCTGAAGGTAAAACCGAAGAAGAAGCAAAAGCGCAAGCGCCACTTATTCTTGAAGCCCAAGAAATGCTTCGCAAATGGGAAGCCGGCGATGAACAAACCGTAGCGCTTTGGAACAAAATGAACGGCTGGGTTTATAGCGGTTTTGAGGAAACTTATAAGTCTATCGGTGTAAATTTTGACTTTTATTATTACGAAAGCGACACCTACCTTTTAGGAAAGGATATTATTGAAGAAGGCATAAAAAACGATGTTTTCTTTATGAAAGACGATGGCTCGGTTTGGTGCGATTTAACCGAAGAAGGCCTAGACGAAAAGCTGGTTTTGCGCAGTGATGGCACTGCAGTTTATATGACGCAGGATCTTGGTACCGCCGTGCAGCGCGTAAAAGATCATCCCGATGTTGGCGGTATGATTTACACCGTTGGAAACGAACAGGATTACCACTTTAAGGTCTTGTTTTTAATCCTGAAAAAACTTGGTTATTCTTGGGCTGAAAACCTATTTCACTTAAGTTACGGAATGGTGGATCTTCCTTCGGGCAAAATGAAAAGCCGCGAAGGAACCGTGGTAGATGCCGATGATTTAATTGCTCAAATGACCAATACGGCAAGAACCATTTCGGAAGAACTTGGAAAGATTGATGATTTTTCGGAAGAAGAAAAAGAAGCACTTTACCGAATGATTGGCTTAGGAGCTTTAAAATATTATATATTAAAAGTTGATCCAAAAAAACGGATTCTTTTTAACCCAGAAGAAAGCGTAGATTTTCAAGGAAACACAGGTCCTTTTATTCAATATACTTATGCACGGATTCAGTCAATTCTCCGAAAAGCTGATGATGTCAGGTTGAGCGCAGTCGAAACCTCTTTCGGTGAAGGAATCAAAATGCATCCAAAGGAAAAAGAACTTTTAAAGATTATTCAACAATACCCTGAAACTATTCAGTTGGCAGCAGCTAATTACAGTCCAGCTTTGATTGCAAATTATACGTATGATTTGGTTAAAGAATTCAACAGCTTTTACCAAAACGTACCAATCTTGGCAACGGATAATAAAACAGAAAAGGCTTTCCGAGTACAGCTTTCGGCAGCGGTTGCTGAGGTTATAAAAAGTGCTTTCGCACTGTTAGGAATCGAGGTTCCGGAGCGAATGTAG
- a CDS encoding SDR family oxidoreductase, translated as MKILLTGANGYIGMRLLPELLENGHEVVCAVRDKNRLPLDPKTTERISVVEVDFAEEVQTDSFPTDIDAAYYLIHSMSGSTTNFDEMEARSAENFNKYMAVTSVKQVIYLSGIVNQEELSKHLSSRKKVEEILYKGNYNLTVLRAGIVVGSGSSSFEIIRDLCEKLPIMIAPKWLKTKIQPIAIRDVIAFLYGVLNNEKCYNESFDVGGPDVLTYREMLEKYSKIRGLKLWIIPVPVMSPRLSSYWLYFVTSTSYKLAVNLVDSMKMEVVTRDNKLQKILNIQPISYEEAIKNAFIKIEQNLVISSWKDSLTAGRISNLKEYIQVPKYGCLKDEQIIKVTDPENALNNIWAIGGTQGWYYANSLWRIRGFIDKLFGGVGLRRGRTHPDKIYTGDVLDFWRVLYADRENKRLLLFAEMKLPGEAWLEFCINEENNLIQTATFRPKGLWGRLYWYLMLPFHYFIFGGMIKNIAKGNYVSKPD; from the coding sequence TTGAAAATTTTACTCACTGGCGCCAATGGCTATATTGGCATGCGATTGTTACCCGAACTACTTGAAAACGGACACGAAGTGGTATGTGCAGTTCGCGATAAAAATAGATTGCCCTTAGACCCTAAAACCACCGAGCGAATAAGCGTGGTTGAAGTAGATTTTGCCGAAGAGGTACAAACCGATTCCTTCCCAACAGACATAGATGCGGCTTATTATTTAATACATTCTATGAGCGGCTCCACCACAAATTTTGACGAAATGGAAGCCCGTTCGGCCGAAAATTTCAACAAATACATGGCGGTAACGTCGGTTAAACAGGTAATTTATTTAAGCGGAATTGTAAATCAGGAAGAATTATCAAAACATCTTTCTTCCCGAAAAAAGGTTGAAGAAATTTTATACAAGGGCAACTATAATCTTACGGTGCTTCGAGCGGGAATTGTAGTAGGTAGCGGCAGTTCTTCTTTTGAAATAATAAGAGATTTATGCGAAAAATTACCAATAATGATTGCGCCCAAGTGGTTAAAAACAAAAATCCAGCCCATTGCAATTCGCGATGTGATTGCCTTCCTGTATGGGGTTTTAAATAACGAAAAATGCTATAATGAATCGTTTGATGTTGGCGGACCCGATGTTTTAACATACCGGGAAATGTTAGAAAAATATTCTAAAATTCGCGGATTAAAACTTTGGATTATTCCCGTACCCGTTATGTCGCCACGACTATCATCGTATTGGCTTTATTTTGTTACCTCTACTTCATATAAACTTGCTGTAAACCTTGTAGATAGTATGAAGATGGAAGTTGTTACCCGAGACAATAAACTTCAAAAAATATTGAATATTCAACCAATTTCATACGAAGAAGCAATTAAAAATGCATTTATAAAAATTGAACAAAATTTGGTTATCTCTAGTTGGAAAGATTCGTTGACCGCCGGGAGGATTTCGAATTTAAAGGAATACATTCAAGTGCCAAAATACGGCTGTTTAAAAGATGAACAAATTATTAAAGTAACTGATCCGGAAAACGCTTTAAATAATATTTGGGCAATTGGGGGAACCCAAGGATGGTATTATGCTAATTCGCTTTGGAGAATACGTGGTTTTATCGACAAACTTTTTGGGGGAGTGGGTTTACGGCGTGGCAGAACGCATCCCGATAAAATTTACACTGGTGATGTTTTAGATTTTTGGCGCGTATTGTATGCCGATAGAGAAAACAAACGTTTGCTCCTTTTTGCCGAAATGAAGCTCCCGGGAGAAGCCTGGTTAGAATTCTGCATTAACGAAGAAAACAACCTAATACAAACCGCCACTTTTAGACCCAAAGGTTTGTGGGGCCGCCTATATTGGTATTTAATGCTGCCCTTCCACTATTTTATTTTTGGGGGAATGATAAAAAATATCGCAAAAGGAAATTACGTTTCTAAACCAGATTAA